A stretch of the Thermodesulfobacteriota bacterium genome encodes the following:
- a CDS encoding GIY-YIG nuclease family protein produces the protein MGVDPCAVPPSAWYCYLLLCADGTFYAGITTDVARRLAQHNRGAASRCTRARRPVRLVYAEPHPDRSSATRRERELKALPRTAKAALARQAAGAAAFQGT, from the coding sequence GTGGGCGTAGATCCGTGCGCGGTTCCCCCCTCTGCTTGGTACTGTTACCTCCTTCTGTGCGCCGACGGCACCTTCTACGCCGGCATCACCACCGACGTCGCGCGCCGGCTGGCCCAGCACAACCGGGGCGCCGCCTCCCGGTGCACCCGGGCCCGCCGGCCCGTGCGCCTGGTCTACGCCGAACCCCACCCCGACCGCAGCTCCGCCACCCGGCGGGAGCGGGAGCTCAAGGCCCTGCCGCGGACGGCGAAGGCGGCGCTGGCCCGGCAGGCAGCCGGCGCCGCTGCCTTCCAAGGGACGTAG
- a CDS encoding ABC transporter permease, with protein MSASSPRLSRRFLRVWQRNLTVYKKTWKIGFVPPLLEPLFYLVAFGAGLGTLVGEVTYQGAAVSYVRFIAPALLAVTIMQNAFFETTYASYVRMYYQKTFDAMLATPLSLEDVITGEIAWGATKALISAAIMLAVLTPFGLVAYPHVLGVLPLALLGGIAFGCVGMWFTGMVPNIEVFNLPVFLFVTPMFLFSGTFFPLEALPRWAQAFAQVFPLTHLVALVRALALGQGPPGWWFSLAYLAAFAGVFYPVAVARMRRRLIR; from the coding sequence ATGAGCGCATCATCCCCCAGACTCTCCCGGCGGTTCCTGCGCGTCTGGCAGCGAAACCTCACCGTCTACAAGAAGACCTGGAAGATCGGGTTCGTGCCGCCGCTCCTGGAGCCGCTCTTCTACCTGGTGGCCTTCGGCGCCGGCCTGGGAACCCTGGTGGGCGAGGTGACCTACCAGGGCGCGGCGGTGTCGTACGTGCGCTTCATCGCGCCGGCGCTCCTGGCCGTGACCATCATGCAGAATGCCTTCTTCGAGACCACCTACGCCTCCTACGTCCGGATGTACTACCAGAAGACCTTCGACGCCATGCTCGCCACGCCCCTCTCCCTGGAGGACGTGATTACCGGCGAGATCGCCTGGGGGGCCACCAAGGCGCTCATCTCTGCCGCGATCATGCTGGCCGTGCTCACGCCCTTTGGCCTCGTGGCCTACCCCCACGTCCTGGGGGTCCTCCCTCTGGCCCTCCTGGGGGGCATTGCCTTCGGGTGCGTGGGCATGTGGTTCACCGGGATGGTACCCAACATCGAGGTCTTCAACCTGCCGGTGTTCCTCTTCGTGACCCCCATGTTCCTCTTCAGCGGCACCTTCTTCCCCCTGGAGGCCCTGCCGCGCTGGGCCCAGGCGTTCGCCCAGGTCTTTCCCCTCACCCACCTGGTGGCCCTGGTCCGGGCCCTGGCCCTGGGCCAGGGCCCCCCGGGGTGGTGGTTCTCCCTGGCCTACCTGGCCGCGTTCGCGGGGGTCTTCTACCCCGTGGCCGTGGCCCGCATGCGCCGCCGGCTCATCCGATAG
- a CDS encoding ABC transporter ATP-binding protein — protein MSHHIIEVEGLAYAYPDGTRALRGLSFRVVHGESVAVVGANGAGKSTLLLHLNGYLTPQEGRVRIGDFPLTRQTLGEVRKTVGMVFQDPDDQLFMPTVGDDVAFGPLNLGLPADEVEARVARSLERVGALALRERPPYHLSGGEKRAVAIATVLAMSPDILVMDEPSSNLDPGARRRLIRLLQSFEHTKIIATHDLDLVLELCRRTIVIRQGQVAADGPTTEIFRDDALLAACGLERPLSLQGCPVCGARAPGGPAT, from the coding sequence ATGAGCCACCACATTATAGAGGTGGAGGGGCTCGCCTACGCCTACCCGGACGGCACCCGGGCCCTGCGGGGCCTCTCCTTCCGGGTGGTGCACGGGGAATCGGTGGCGGTGGTGGGGGCCAACGGGGCAGGCAAGTCCACGCTGCTCCTGCACCTCAACGGCTACCTCACCCCCCAGGAAGGCCGCGTGCGCATCGGCGATTTCCCTCTGACGAGGCAGACCCTGGGGGAGGTGCGAAAGACCGTGGGCATGGTCTTCCAGGACCCGGACGACCAGCTCTTCATGCCCACGGTGGGCGACGACGTGGCCTTCGGCCCCCTGAACCTGGGCCTCCCCGCCGACGAGGTGGAGGCGCGGGTCGCCCGGTCGCTGGAGCGGGTGGGGGCGCTGGCCCTGCGGGAACGGCCCCCCTACCATCTCTCGGGGGGCGAGAAGCGGGCCGTGGCCATCGCCACCGTGCTAGCCATGAGCCCCGACATCCTGGTGATGGACGAGCCCTCCTCCAACCTCGACCCGGGGGCCCGCCGCCGCCTGATTCGGCTCCTCCAGTCCTTCGAGCACACCAAGATCATCGCCACCCACGACCTGGATCTCGTCCTCGAGCTCTGCCGGCGCACCATCGTGATCCGCCAGGGCCAGGTGGCCGCCGACGGCCCCACGACCGAGATCTTCCGGGACGATGCGCTGCTCGCGGCCTGCGGCCTGGAGCGGCCCCTGAGCCTCCAGGGGTGCCCCGTCTGCGGCGCCCGCGCCCCCGGGGGGCCCGCTACCTGA
- the cbiQ gene encoding cobalt ECF transporter T component CbiQ: MARIDASYFDVGRLDRLARQDTSVHRLDARAKLLTTMAFLVAVVSFGKYEISALLPFFLYPVALASAGRIPLGYLGLRLLAVTPFAILVGIFNPLLDREILVRLGPLELSGGWVSFLSIQLRFCLTVGTALVLIATTSFQGLCAALQRLGTPQVLTVQLLFLYRYIFVLGEEAVRLVRARALRTFGKKGLGMGVYGSLLGHLLLRTLDRAQRIHLAMRCRGFTGELRGRHGARLGARELAFGTGWGLAFLAFRLFDLPQLLGAAVTGLVG, from the coding sequence GTGGCCCGCATCGACGCCTCCTACTTCGACGTGGGCCGCCTCGACCGGCTGGCCCGCCAGGACACCTCGGTCCACCGCCTCGACGCCCGCGCGAAGCTCTTGACCACGATGGCGTTCCTCGTCGCCGTGGTCTCCTTCGGCAAGTACGAGATCTCGGCGCTCCTTCCCTTCTTCCTCTACCCCGTAGCACTGGCGAGCGCCGGGCGGATCCCCTTGGGCTACCTGGGCCTTCGGCTCCTGGCCGTGACCCCTTTCGCCATCCTCGTCGGGATCTTCAACCCCCTGCTGGACCGGGAGATCCTCGTGCGGCTCGGACCCCTGGAGCTGAGCGGGGGATGGGTGTCCTTCCTCTCCATTCAACTGCGGTTCTGCCTCACGGTGGGCACGGCGCTGGTCCTCATCGCCACCACGAGCTTCCAGGGGCTGTGCGCCGCCCTGCAGCGGCTCGGCACGCCCCAGGTGCTCACGGTGCAACTCCTCTTCCTGTACCGCTACATCTTCGTGCTGGGTGAGGAGGCGGTGCGCCTGGTGCGCGCCCGGGCGCTGCGTACCTTCGGGAAGAAGGGCTTGGGGATGGGGGTGTACGGGAGCCTGCTCGGCCACCTGCTCCTGCGCACCCTGGACCGGGCCCAGCGCATCCACCTGGCCATGCGCTGCCGGGGATTCACCGGCGAGCTGCGGGGCCGGCACGGGGCGCGGCTGGGCGCCCGGGAGCTCGCCTTCGGGACCGGGTGGGGGCTCGCCTTCCTGGCGTTTCGGCTCTTCGACCTCCCCCAGCTCCTGGGAGCAGCGGTCACGGGGCTCGTAGGATGA
- a CDS encoding Uma2 family endonuclease: protein MLVSPASRMTPEEYLEAERSAETKSEYFAGEVFAMAGAGEAHNLVVANVVGELRQRLKQRPCRVYPSDLRVLVSETGLYTYPDVVVVCGEPRFLDEKRDTLLNPTLLVEVLSDATEAYDRGKKFEHYRRIDSLQEYVLVSPTAPRVERFLRQEGGTWLFSEASEIAATAELSSIGCALPLAEVYEKIEGIGAA from the coding sequence ATGCTCGTTTCCCCTGCGTCCAGAATGACGCCCGAAGAGTACCTGGAGGCCGAGCGGTCGGCGGAGACGAAGAGCGAGTACTTCGCGGGCGAGGTGTTCGCGATGGCGGGAGCCGGGGAGGCCCACAATCTGGTTGTGGCCAACGTGGTGGGCGAGCTTCGCCAGCGGCTGAAGCAGCGCCCCTGCCGCGTCTACCCCAGCGACCTGCGGGTGCTCGTGAGCGAGACCGGTCTCTACACTTACCCCGACGTCGTGGTCGTGTGCGGCGAGCCCCGTTTCCTCGACGAAAAGCGCGACACGCTCCTGAACCCCACCCTGCTGGTCGAGGTGCTCTCCGACGCCACCGAGGCCTACGACCGGGGAAAGAAGTTTGAGCACTACCGCCGGATCGATTCCCTCCAGGAATACGTGCTGGTGTCACCGACCGCGCCCAGGGTGGAGCGGTTCCTGCGCCAGGAAGGGGGCACCTGGCTCTTCTCCGAGGCCTCGGAAATCGCGGCGACGGCAGAGCTTTCGTCGATCGGGTGCGCGCTTCCGCTCGCCGAGGTGTACGAGAAGATCGAGGGCATCGGGGCCGCGTGA
- the nikR gene encoding nickel-responsive transcriptional regulator NikR: protein MAEVVRFGISIDDRLLQRFDELIDRKGYVNRSEAIRDLIRNALVEDQWSRSDEEIVGTVTLVYDHHTRDLSDKLTEQQHSHHGSIVSALHVHLDAHHCLEVVVVRGKTTEVRRLADELIGTKGVKHGKLVTSTTGKDLV from the coding sequence ATGGCCGAGGTGGTGCGGTTTGGAATCTCCATCGACGACCGCTTGCTCCAGCGGTTCGATGAGCTCATCGACCGCAAGGGGTACGTGAACCGCTCGGAGGCCATCCGGGACCTCATCCGCAACGCCCTGGTGGAGGACCAGTGGTCCCGGTCCGACGAGGAGATCGTGGGCACCGTCACCCTCGTCTACGACCACCACACCCGGGACCTCTCGGACAAGCTCACCGAGCAGCAGCACAGCCACCACGGCTCCATCGTCTCGGCGCTCCACGTGCACCTCGACGCCCACCACTGCCTGGAGGTCGTGGTGGTGCGGGGCAAGACCACCGAGGTGCGCCGCCTGGCGGACGAGCTCATCGGCACCAAGGGCGTCAAACACGGCAAGCTCGTCACGTCTACCACCGGCAAGGATCTGGTCTAA
- a CDS encoding energy-coupling factor ABC transporter permease has protein sequence MHMADALLSPAVGGAMWAATAASTAYCSRKVREEMDDRKVPLMGVLGAFVFAAQMINFAIPGTGSSGHLGGGLLLAILLGPHAAFLVMASVLAVQALFFADGGLLALGANIFNLGVFPCFVAYPLLYRPLAGRDPTPGRIAAAAVLASVIGLQFGALGVVLQTVLSGISELRFAPFLALMLPIHLAIGVVEGLVTAAVVTFVARAQPDILARQSAPRARPGASVRSVLLGLGAAALVIGAVVSWFASSHPDGLEWSIAGVTGSEEVEPPEGGVHESLGRLQEKLSFLPDYGFQSSGEEGEGEGEPAWPAVDPGTSVSGVVGGVLTLVVAGAAGWVLRRRARTA, from the coding sequence ATGCACATGGCCGATGCGCTCTTGTCCCCCGCCGTGGGCGGGGCCATGTGGGCCGCTACTGCGGCGTCCACGGCTTACTGCTCCCGGAAGGTCCGCGAGGAGATGGACGACCGGAAGGTGCCTCTGATGGGGGTGTTGGGGGCGTTCGTCTTCGCGGCCCAGATGATCAACTTCGCGATCCCGGGCACCGGGTCGAGCGGCCACCTGGGGGGAGGGCTGCTCCTGGCGATCCTCCTCGGCCCCCACGCGGCCTTTCTCGTGATGGCCTCGGTGCTGGCGGTGCAGGCGCTCTTCTTCGCCGACGGGGGGCTCCTGGCCCTGGGGGCCAACATCTTCAACCTGGGCGTTTTCCCGTGTTTCGTGGCCTATCCCCTCCTGTACCGGCCCTTGGCGGGGCGCGACCCCACCCCGGGGCGCATCGCCGCCGCCGCCGTGCTGGCGTCAGTGATCGGCCTCCAGTTCGGCGCCCTGGGCGTGGTACTCCAGACGGTGCTCTCGGGGATCTCCGAGCTGCGCTTTGCCCCGTTCCTCGCCCTCATGCTGCCGATCCACCTGGCCATCGGGGTGGTGGAGGGGCTCGTCACGGCGGCGGTGGTCACCTTCGTAGCGCGCGCCCAGCCGGACATCCTGGCCCGGCAGTCGGCCCCCCGGGCGCGGCCCGGGGCCTCGGTCCGGAGCGTCCTGCTGGGGCTGGGGGCAGCGGCCCTGGTGATCGGGGCCGTGGTTTCCTGGTTCGCCTCCTCCCACCCCGACGGGCTCGAGTGGTCCATCGCCGGGGTGACGGGCTCCGAGGAGGTGGAGCCCCCGGAGGGCGGCGTGCACGAGAGCCTGGGCCGCCTCCAGGAGAAGCTCTCCTTCTTGCCCGACTACGGGTTCCAGTCGTCCGGGGAAGAAGGGGAGGGGGAGGGGGAGCCGGCGTGGCCCGCGGTGGATCCCGGCACGAGCGTTTCCGGGGTGGTGGGCGGCGTGCTGACGTTGGTCGTGGCCGGTGCGGCCGGATGGGTTCTGCGACGCCGAGCGAGAACGGCCTGA
- a CDS encoding ABC transporter ATP-binding protein has translation MVSSQGESDVVVEARGLVKAFGGLRAVDGVDFRVRRGECFGLLGPNGAGKTTTIRMTYGYSPVTSGALTVFGIDVTQDRRAVAQRVGVCQQENNLDPDLTVEENLAVFARYFDIPRARAAERAGELLRFMALDHRRTSRVPELSGGMMRRLVLARALINDPELLILDEPTTGLDPQARHQVWDKVEELRARGLTVLLTTHYMEEAARLCDRLLILDHGRVLVEGEPAALVREHVGRDVIEVDDPSPELRALVAQEGWSHEALPHRLLVYSSAGEEVFRRIGEGHCRGGCVLRMATLEDVFLKLTGRDLRE, from the coding sequence GTGGTGTCATCCCAAGGGGAGAGCGACGTGGTGGTGGAGGCCCGGGGGCTGGTGAAGGCCTTCGGGGGCCTTCGCGCCGTGGACGGGGTGGATTTTCGCGTGCGCCGGGGCGAGTGCTTCGGGCTCCTGGGGCCCAACGGGGCGGGCAAGACCACCACCATCCGGATGACCTACGGCTACAGCCCGGTCACGTCCGGCGCCCTCACGGTCTTCGGCATCGACGTGACCCAGGATCGCCGTGCGGTCGCTCAACGGGTGGGGGTGTGCCAGCAGGAAAACAACCTCGACCCCGACCTCACGGTGGAGGAGAACCTGGCGGTCTTCGCCCGGTACTTCGACATCCCCCGGGCCCGCGCGGCGGAGCGGGCCGGCGAGCTCCTGCGCTTCATGGCCCTGGACCACCGCCGCACCTCCCGGGTGCCCGAGCTCTCGGGGGGCATGATGCGCCGCCTGGTGCTCGCCCGCGCCCTCATCAACGACCCCGAGCTCCTCATCCTCGACGAGCCCACCACCGGCCTCGACCCCCAGGCCCGCCACCAGGTGTGGGACAAGGTGGAGGAGCTGCGCGCCCGGGGGCTCACGGTGCTCCTCACCACCCACTACATGGAGGAGGCCGCGCGCCTGTGCGACCGCCTGTTGATCCTCGACCACGGCCGCGTGCTGGTGGAGGGGGAGCCCGCAGCCCTGGTGCGGGAGCACGTGGGGCGCGACGTCATCGAGGTGGACGACCCGAGCCCGGAGCTGCGCGCCCTGGTGGCCCAGGAGGGGTGGTCCCACGAGGCGCTGCCCCATCGGCTCCTGGTGTATTCCAGCGCTGGAGAGGAGGTGTTTCGCCGGATCGGCGAGGGGCACTGCCGGGGGGGGTGCGTGCTCCGCATGGCGACGCTGGAGGACGTGTTCTTGAAGCTCACCGGCCGGGATCTTCGGGAGTAG
- a CDS encoding LbtU family siderophore porin codes for MKKPLAVVLASTLVPLSVAAATLEERVETLEKRDAELYHTLAERKSAGLLASIGERLWVSGLLEVEASYERLKFGDEGHESTSDLVVAAAQLGFGARITEHVDGAIAFLFEEGETDPPEVDEAIIGYARDGWFARFGRQYVPFGEFSSHFVSDPLTLELGETRETAALVGYAHEPFSIAAFLFNGDAERVNAAGEAEESHLKDWGVGVKLMPVEWLELGGSFLSDLADTDAELAAEYRRRVPGWSAYAAASLGPVAVSGEVLGAVRAFSSEDLDEDGDGSGDRPLAWNVEAAWEALESVELAGRVEGSREFAGQPELQYGLCASWGPWEHVSLSLEYLRGRFDRDFGEGLKSRDRVTAQLAVEF; via the coding sequence GTGAAGAAGCCGCTTGCCGTGGTCCTCGCGTCCACACTCGTGCCCTTGAGCGTAGCCGCCGCCACTCTGGAGGAACGGGTGGAAACCCTGGAGAAGCGCGACGCCGAGCTCTACCACACCCTGGCCGAGCGAAAGTCGGCAGGTCTTCTGGCTTCCATCGGTGAGCGCCTCTGGGTCTCGGGGCTCCTGGAGGTCGAGGCGTCCTACGAGCGGCTCAAGTTCGGAGACGAGGGGCACGAGTCGACCAGCGACCTCGTGGTGGCCGCCGCGCAGCTCGGCTTCGGGGCCCGGATCACCGAGCACGTGGATGGGGCGATCGCGTTTCTCTTCGAGGAGGGCGAGACCGACCCGCCGGAGGTGGATGAGGCGATCATCGGCTACGCCCGCGACGGGTGGTTCGCGCGCTTCGGGCGCCAGTACGTGCCCTTCGGGGAGTTTTCGAGCCACTTCGTCTCCGACCCCTTGACCCTGGAGCTGGGCGAGACCCGGGAGACGGCGGCCCTGGTGGGTTACGCGCACGAGCCCTTCTCCATCGCGGCCTTCCTGTTCAACGGAGATGCCGAACGGGTCAACGCGGCCGGCGAGGCCGAGGAGAGCCACCTGAAGGATTGGGGCGTGGGCGTAAAGCTGATGCCCGTGGAGTGGCTGGAGCTCGGGGGGAGCTTCCTCTCGGACCTGGCCGACACGGATGCGGAGCTGGCTGCGGAGTACCGACGGCGGGTGCCCGGGTGGAGCGCCTACGCGGCCGCCTCCCTCGGCCCGGTGGCGGTGAGCGGTGAGGTGCTGGGCGCGGTGCGGGCGTTTTCGTCCGAGGACCTGGACGAGGACGGCGACGGTTCGGGCGACCGCCCCCTGGCCTGGAACGTGGAGGCCGCGTGGGAGGCCCTGGAAAGTGTGGAACTCGCAGGCCGGGTGGAGGGCAGCCGGGAGTTCGCCGGCCAGCCCGAGCTCCAGTACGGCCTGTGTGCCTCCTGGGGTCCCTGGGAGCACGTGAGCCTATCGCTCGAGTACCTGCGGGGTCGTTTCGACCGGGACTTCGGCGAGGGGCTCAAGTCCCGCGACCGCGTCACGGCCCAGCTGGCGGTGGAGTTCTGA
- a CDS encoding proline dehydrogenase family protein, translating to MTAHQPLSPETRDAEVLALGRELLRRMGDRVPGLFDTRWWVGRALDWAMRDPAFKTDLFRFVDVFPSLGSSRQVARHVQEYLLTEGRELPGLPAAALKIAGSEAAAPVTARLVRRNVEALARRFILGAEAAQALPGLEALHRQGLAFTVDLLGEATLSEGEADACRDRYRDLIANLPARVASWPPDGRIDRGHLGPLPRANVSLKVSALDPRLEAADPAGGVARLARRLLPLLLEAQELGASVHLDLEQWELHDLTFDLFEEVASHPGLRSWPHLGMTLQAYLRGSRRDLERLLSIARARQAPVGVRLAKGAYWDAEVVRSRQHGYPCPVFTDKAATDARFEELTVGLLREPQWFQAAFASHNLRSLAHAAVAARELGLPTEAIEIQTLAGMAEPERLAFRDLGYRVRVYAPVGELVPGMAYLVRRLLENTSTQGFLRLTHREREAPEVLFARPAPESSRARTPRQPLRGVEVPFENCPFSDFADRNTRGAFSAAVAAVWRRLPLVAPVVVAGRTRPGQHFLEHPCPGTPDRTATRVALASSQDVAHAVEEASRAWPGWRDEPIEKRAALLERLADRLEADRLALAAVQVAEAGKPWREADADVAEAVDYCRYYARRAPAELGPRALGGAPGEENTLWYEGRGPTAVIAPWNFPLAILTGMASAALVAGNPVLLKPAEQASGTGYTLFEHLLAAGFPAGVVCFLPGLGEEVGARLVGDPRVATVAFTGSKAVGLAILRAAGETAAGQRHVKRVVCEMGGKNAIVVDETADVDAAVAGVLQGAFGYAGQKCSACSRVITVGTAHEPFARRLADACRSLPQLPPDDPGCRLGPVVDRESYARLQTVLADPGPGAEPLFVGAPREGGWYVPPAVYRVSSPDHPLMRDELFGPVVALCRAETFEEGLQVATATDYALTGAVYSRTPSHLALATRKFRVGNLYLNRTCTGAVVGRQPFGGFGLSGGGTKAGGPGYLLHFADPRVVCENTVRRGFSPGVQI from the coding sequence ATGACCGCGCACCAGCCCCTGTCTCCCGAGACGCGCGACGCCGAGGTCCTGGCCCTGGGCCGGGAGCTCCTCCGCCGCATGGGGGATCGGGTCCCGGGCCTCTTCGACACCCGATGGTGGGTGGGTCGCGCTTTGGACTGGGCCATGCGCGATCCGGCCTTCAAGACCGACCTCTTCCGCTTCGTGGACGTCTTCCCCTCCCTGGGGAGCTCCCGGCAGGTGGCGCGCCACGTGCAGGAGTACCTGCTTACCGAGGGTCGAGAGCTCCCCGGACTTCCCGCCGCCGCCCTGAAGATCGCCGGGTCGGAAGCAGCGGCACCCGTCACGGCCCGGCTCGTGCGCCGCAACGTGGAGGCCCTGGCCCGCCGCTTCATCCTGGGAGCCGAGGCTGCCCAGGCGCTGCCGGGCCTCGAAGCCCTCCACCGGCAGGGGCTGGCCTTTACCGTGGACCTGCTGGGCGAGGCGACCCTGAGCGAAGGCGAGGCCGACGCCTGCCGGGACCGGTACCGGGACCTGATCGCCAACCTGCCGGCGCGGGTGGCCTCCTGGCCGCCGGACGGCCGGATCGACCGGGGGCACCTGGGCCCGCTCCCCCGGGCAAACGTCTCCCTCAAGGTCTCGGCGCTCGACCCGCGGCTGGAGGCAGCCGACCCGGCGGGGGGCGTCGCCCGCCTGGCAAGGCGGCTCCTCCCCTTGCTCCTCGAGGCGCAAGAGCTCGGCGCCTCGGTTCACCTGGACCTGGAACAGTGGGAGCTCCACGACCTCACCTTCGACCTCTTTGAGGAGGTCGCGTCCCACCCGGGCCTGCGCAGCTGGCCGCACCTGGGGATGACGCTCCAGGCTTACCTGCGCGGCTCCCGCCGCGACCTGGAGCGGCTGCTCTCCATCGCCCGCGCCCGACAGGCGCCCGTGGGGGTGCGCTTGGCCAAGGGGGCCTACTGGGACGCCGAGGTCGTGCGCTCGCGCCAGCACGGCTACCCCTGCCCCGTCTTCACCGACAAGGCCGCCACCGACGCCCGCTTCGAGGAGCTCACCGTGGGCCTGCTTCGGGAGCCACAGTGGTTCCAGGCAGCGTTCGCGAGCCACAACCTGCGGTCCCTGGCCCACGCCGCGGTGGCCGCCCGGGAGCTGGGTCTTCCCACGGAGGCCATCGAGATCCAGACCCTGGCAGGCATGGCCGAGCCGGAGCGGCTGGCCTTTCGCGACCTGGGCTACCGGGTCCGGGTGTACGCCCCCGTGGGAGAGCTCGTCCCGGGCATGGCGTACCTGGTGCGCCGCCTGCTCGAAAATACCTCCACCCAGGGGTTTCTGCGCCTGACCCACCGGGAGCGGGAAGCCCCGGAGGTCCTCTTCGCCCGCCCGGCCCCCGAGTCCTCCCGGGCGCGCACCCCGCGGCAGCCGCTCCGGGGCGTCGAAGTGCCCTTCGAGAACTGTCCCTTCTCGGACTTTGCGGACCGGAACACCCGCGGCGCCTTCTCCGCCGCCGTGGCCGCGGTATGGCGCCGGCTGCCCCTTGTCGCCCCGGTCGTCGTGGCCGGCAGGACCCGACCGGGGCAGCACTTTCTGGAGCACCCGTGCCCGGGCACCCCCGACCGCACAGCCACCCGCGTGGCCCTCGCCTCGAGTCAGGACGTGGCGCACGCGGTGGAGGAGGCCTCCCGGGCCTGGCCCGGCTGGCGGGACGAACCCATCGAGAAGCGCGCCGCGCTCCTGGAGCGCCTGGCGGACCGCCTCGAGGCGGACCGCCTGGCCCTGGCCGCGGTCCAGGTCGCCGAGGCCGGAAAGCCCTGGCGGGAGGCCGACGCAGACGTGGCCGAGGCCGTGGACTACTGCCGCTACTATGCGCGCCGGGCCCCGGCCGAGCTCGGCCCCCGCGCCCTCGGGGGCGCCCCCGGAGAAGAGAACACCCTCTGGTACGAAGGGCGCGGACCCACCGCCGTCATCGCCCCCTGGAACTTTCCCCTGGCCATCCTCACCGGCATGGCATCCGCGGCGCTGGTGGCCGGCAACCCTGTCCTCCTCAAGCCTGCCGAGCAGGCCAGCGGCACCGGCTACACCCTTTTCGAGCACCTGCTCGCCGCCGGATTTCCCGCCGGTGTCGTGTGCTTCTTGCCGGGCCTGGGAGAGGAAGTCGGCGCCCGGCTCGTGGGCGACCCCCGGGTAGCCACGGTGGCCTTTACCGGGAGCAAGGCCGTGGGGCTCGCCATCCTCCGGGCTGCCGGCGAGACGGCGGCCGGCCAGCGCCACGTCAAGCGGGTCGTGTGCGAGATGGGGGGAAAGAACGCGATCGTGGTGGACGAGACCGCCGACGTGGACGCCGCCGTGGCCGGCGTGCTCCAGGGGGCCTTCGGGTACGCGGGCCAGAAGTGCTCCGCGTGTTCCCGGGTCATCACCGTGGGAACAGCCCACGAGCCCTTTGCCCGGCGCCTGGCAGACGCCTGCCGGAGCCTGCCCCAGCTCCCCCCGGACGACCCCGGCTGCCGGCTGGGGCCGGTGGTGGACCGGGAGTCCTACGCGCGGCTCCAAACGGTGCTCGCGGACCCCGGCCCCGGGGCCGAGCCCCTCTTCGTGGGCGCCCCGCGGGAAGGCGGCTGGTACGTCCCCCCCGCCGTCTACCGGGTCTCGAGCCCCGACCACCCCCTCATGCGCGACGAGCTCTTCGGGCCCGTCGTCGCCCTCTGCCGGGCCGAGACCTTCGAGGAGGGCCTCCAGGTCGCCACCGCCACCGACTACGCCCTCACCGGCGCCGTCTACTCCCGCACCCCGAGCCACCTCGCCCTCGCCACCCGCAAATTCCGGGTCGGCAACCTCTACCTCAACCGCACCTGCACCGGGGCCGTGGTGGGCCGCCAGCCCTTCGGGGGCTTCGGCCTGAGCGGGGGCGGCACCAAGGCGGGAGGGCCAGGGTACCTCCTCCACTTCGCCGATCCCCGGGTCGTGTGCGAAAACACGGTGCGCCGCGGGTTCTCACCGGGGGTCCAGATCTGA